The Aedes aegypti strain LVP_AGWG chromosome 3, AaegL5.0 Primary Assembly, whole genome shotgun sequence genome contains a region encoding:
- the LOC110677872 gene encoding histone H4, whose translation MTGRGKGGKGLGKGGAKRHRKVLRDNIQGITKPAIRRLARRGGVKRISGLIYEETRGVLKVFLENVIRDAVTYTEHAKRKTVTAMDVVYALKRQGRTLYGFGG comes from the coding sequence ATGACCGGCCGTGGCAAGGGAGGCAAAGGACTCGGAAAAGGAGGCGCCaagcgtcatcgcaaggttttgcgtgaTAACATCCAGGGTATCACCAAGCCCGCAATCCGTCGTCTGGCTCGTCGTGGAGGAGTCAAGCGTATCTCCGGACTTATCTACGAGGAAACTCGTGGTGTGTTGAAGGTGTTCCTGGAAAACGTCATCCGTGATGCCGTTACCTACACTGAACACGCCAAGCGTAAAACCGTTACCGCTATGGATGTTGTCTACGCTCTGAAGCGTCAGGGACGCACCCTGTACGGTTTCGGAGGTTAA
- the LOC110678242 gene encoding histone H1-like: protein MSEVATEAAAAAPAASPAKTKKPRAPKGQGKPKKPSTHPPVNDMVVAAIKTLKERNGSSLQAIKKYIAANYKCDVAKLAPFLKKALKNGVEKGKFVQTKGTGASGSFKLKAEAKKAASEKKPKKAGEKKAKKATGEKKKATKKPAGEKKAKKPAGEKKAKKPAAAKKAKAAGAKAAKKAGGVKKAAAPKQKATKPSKTAAKKPKTPKPKKAAPAKKAAAKKTAAKK from the coding sequence ATGTCTGAAGTTGCCACTGAAGCCGCTGCCGCAGCCCCGGCTGCCTCGCCAGCCAAGACCAAGAAGCCAAGGGCCCCCAAGGGACAGGGCAAGCCGAAGAAGCCGTCGACCCACCCCCCAGTCAACGACATGGTTGTTGCTGCCATCAAAACCTTGAAGGAACGCAACGGATCGTCCCTGCAGGCCATCAAGAAGTACATCGCCGCCAACTACAAATGCGATGTCGCCAAGCTTGCCCCATTCCTCAAGAAGGCCTTGAAGAATGGCGTCGAGAAGGGCAAGTTCGTCCAAACCAAGGGCACCGGCGCTTCCGGTTCGTTCAAGCTGAAGGCTGAAGCTAAGAAGGCCGCCAGTGAGAAGAAACCGAAGAAGGCCGGCGAGAAGAAGGCCAAGAAGGCTACCGGAGAGAAGAAGAAGGCCACCAAGAAACCAGCTGGGGAGAAGAAGGCCAAGAAGCCAGCCGGCGAGAAGAAAGCCAAGAAGCCGGCTGCAGCCAAGAAAGCCAAAGCTGCTGGTGCCAAGGCTGCCAAAAAGGCCGGTGGTGTGAAGAAGGCTGCTGCTCCGAAGCAGAAGGCCACCAAACCTTCCAAGACCGCCGCCAAGAAGCCCAAGACCCCAAAACCGAAGAAGGCTGCCCCAGCCAAGAAAGCTGCCGCGAAGAAGACCGCTGCCAAGAAGTAA
- the LOC110677870 gene encoding histone H2B, translating into MAPKTSGKAAKKSGKAQKNIVKGDKKKKKQRRKESYAIYIYKVLKQVHPDTGVSSKAMSIMNSFVNDIFERIAAEASRLAHYNKRSTITSREIQTAVRLLLPGELAKHAVSEGTKAVTKYTSSK; encoded by the coding sequence ATGGCACCGAAAACCAGCGGAAAGGCCGCGAAGAAATCCGGCAAGGCCCAGAAGAACATTGTCAAGGgcgataagaagaagaagaagcagcgcAGGAAGGAAAGCTACGCCATCTACATCTACAAGGTGTTGAAGCAAGTTCACCCCGACACTGGCGTTTCGTCGAAAGCCATGAGCATCATGAACAGCTTCGTCAACGACATCTTTGAGCGTATTGCCGCCGAAGCCTCCCGCCTGGCCCACTACAACAAGCGTTCGACGATCACATCCCGCGAAATCCAAACCGCCGTCCGGCTTCTGCTCCCGGGAGAGTTGGCCAAGCACGCCGTTTCGGAAGGCACCAAGGCCGTCACCAAGTACACCAGCTCCAAGTAA
- the LOC110677871 gene encoding histone H2A — protein sequence MSGRGKGGKVKGKAKSRSNRAGLQFPVGRIHRLLRKGNYAERVGAGAPVYLAAVMEYLAAEVLELAGNAARDNKKTRIIPRHLQLAIRNDEELNKLLSGVTIAQGGVLPNIQAVLLPKKTEKKA from the coding sequence ATGTCTGGCCGCGGCAAAGGAGGCAAAGTTAAGGGAAAGGCAAAGTCCCGTTCCAACCGCGCTGGATTGCAGTTCCCAGTCGGTCGTATTCACCGTCTGCTCCGGAAGGGCAACTATGCCGAGCGTGTCGGTGCCGGCGCTCCAGTCTACTTGGCTGCCGTTATGGAATATCTGGCCGCTGAAGTGCTCGAATTGGCAGGAAACGCTGCCCGTGACAACAAGAAGACCAGAATCATTCCCCGTCATCTGCAGTTGGCCATCCGCAACGACGAAGAATTGAACAAGCTGCTGTCCGGTGTTACCATCGCCCAAGGTGGTGTTCTGCCCAACATTCAGGCTGTCTTGCTGCCGAAGAAAACCGAAAAGAAGGCATAA